AGCCGCCGTAGCGCGCGGGGACGCCGCGCGTCCCCAGCATCGCGATGCGCATCAGGTGAGCCCGTCGACGGCCCGAAGTTCGTGCCACCACTTACGGAGCGCGACGGCCAGCATCGCCGCGGCGGCGATCAGAAGCAGCGTCCAGACCAGGCGGAAGGCGGTCGGCCAGCCGAGGAGGACGAAGACCCAGCAAAGGAAACCGTAATCGATGGGCAGCAGGAGAAACCTGCGCAACGGGCTCTCCACCGGCGGCGCGGCCCATGTCGGAGCGGCGGCCGGTCTCAGGGTGGGCATGAGGATCAGACCGAAGTAGGTGGCGGCCGCGACGACCGTGAAGGCAAGGGGGACCAGCAGCCACGCGTCCGACGGGAGATCGAAGAACCGGTACCAGCTGATGAGAACCGCCAGGTGCAGGGTGAGGGTCTTGAAGCAGTCGACGGTGTGGTCGAGCCATTCGCCGGACTTGCTGCCGCCTCCCCGGAGCCGGGCCAGCTGGCCATCGACGGAGTCCATGACGTAGCCCCCAGCAAGGAGCGCCGCCACGAGGATCCCCAACCACCAGGTGGGGGAGACCAACGCGATCAGGGCGATCCCGGCTGCCGAGAGCGTCGCGCTCACCGCGGTGGCCTGGTTGGGCGTGAAGCCGTGCGAGTTCATCCACGCCGCCATGTAGCGACCCGCGGG
Above is a window of Aeromicrobium senzhongii DNA encoding:
- a CDS encoding CDP-alcohol phosphatidyltransferase family protein — protein: MDFRSGLEALRSAQKPSRGTAAYSRHVNRPAGRYMAAWMNSHGFTPNQATAVSATLSAAGIALIALVSPTWWLGILVAALLAGGYVMDSVDGQLARLRGGGSKSGEWLDHTVDCFKTLTLHLAVLISWYRFFDLPSDAWLLVPLAFTVVAAATYFGLILMPTLRPAAAPTWAAPPVESPLRRFLLLPIDYGFLCWVFVLLGWPTAFRLVWTLLLIAAAAMLAVALRKWWHELRAVDGLT